One genomic region from Candidatus Bathyarchaeota archaeon encodes:
- a CDS encoding DUF1722 domain-containing protein: PRNPIRIVSTKGKKKLMQSTTNKDVTERMNSFAKKFLDSLKEVDGFILKNRSPSCGIKDVRFYPRIGKVASISKGTGFFGDAVLEKFLYLPVEDEGRLRNHRIKEHFLTKLFTFSKFRELKKARARSMKKLVQFHADNKFLLMFYNQRLLRLLGNIVANPENKPVDDVVKEYELNLHYAFSKAPRYTSSNNVLMHALGYFKKDLSSKEKNFLLESLKKYEAGRIPLCVTTSLMKSWIIRFGQEYLMNQTFFEPYPEELITCFPLSDADMERDYWE, translated from the coding sequence TTCCACGGAATCCTATCAGGATTGTTTCCACAAAAGGCAAGAAGAAGCTAATGCAGTCTACAACAAATAAAGACGTAACCGAAAGGATGAATAGTTTTGCAAAAAAATTTTTAGATTCTCTTAAAGAAGTCGATGGATTTATTCTAAAGAATCGTTCACCCTCATGTGGCATTAAAGATGTTAGGTTTTATCCGCGTATTGGTAAAGTTGCCTCTATATCAAAAGGCACAGGTTTTTTTGGAGACGCTGTTTTAGAAAAGTTTCTTTATCTTCCTGTTGAAGATGAAGGTAGATTAAGGAACCATCGTATAAAAGAACATTTTTTAACAAAACTATTTACTTTTTCTAAATTCAGAGAGTTGAAGAAAGCGCGCGCGCGCTCCATGAAAAAACTTGTTCAATTTCATGCAGACAATAAATTCCTATTAATGTTTTACAACCAAAGATTACTTAGACTTCTCGGTAATATAGTTGCCAATCCAGAGAATAAACCGGTTGATGATGTAGTAAAAGAGTATGAACTTAATCTTCATTATGCTTTTTCAAAAGCTCCTAGGTATACTTCTAGTAATAATGTGTTGATGCATGCTCTAGGCTATTTTAAAAAAGACCTTTCTAGCAAAGAGAAGAATTTTCTTTTGGAATCTTTAAAGAAATATGAGGCTGGAAGAATTCCATTATGCGTAACTACTAGCCTTATGAAATCTTGGATAATAAGGTTTGGGCAAGAATATCTAATGAATCAAACATTCTTTGAACCTTATCCTGAGGAATTGATTACATGTTTTCCACTATCAGATGCTGACATGGAAAGAGATTATTGGGAATGA
- the uvsE gene encoding UV DNA damage repair endonuclease UvsE codes for MRIGYPCINNSLDCKSDRTFRLKSYSEERLKETVKNNLGCLLRILEFNLKYKILFFRITSDLVPFASHPICQFNWQKKFKKEFATIGNFIKKHRIRISMHPDQFILLNSLSERIYENSIRELTYHADVMDLMELEYSSKIQLHVGGIYGDKEKSMRRFITKFKRINVKIKKRLVIENDERLYSAKDCLNLNRETSIPVLFDTLHHECNNTGESIEKLFKELRKTWHKRDGLLMVDYSSQYLGGKMGKHADTIDIKHFKNFLEEIKSLDFDIMLEIKDKERSAIKAVTAVSNDVRLLLVNK; via the coding sequence ATGAGAATAGGCTACCCTTGCATAAATAATTCACTAGATTGTAAAAGTGATAGAACATTTCGTTTAAAATCCTATTCTGAAGAGCGGTTAAAAGAGACGGTTAAGAATAATTTAGGTTGCTTGCTACGGATTCTGGAATTCAATCTAAAGTATAAGATTCTTTTTTTTCGGATAACTTCTGATCTAGTTCCTTTTGCGTCTCATCCTATCTGTCAGTTCAATTGGCAGAAAAAGTTTAAGAAAGAATTTGCCACTATTGGTAATTTCATAAAAAAGCATAGAATTAGAATCTCAATGCATCCAGATCAATTCATACTATTAAATTCCTTAAGCGAAAGAATTTATGAAAACAGTATAAGAGAATTGACTTACCACGCTGATGTTATGGATCTGATGGAACTTGAATACTCTTCAAAAATACAATTGCATGTAGGTGGAATCTATGGTGATAAAGAAAAGAGCATGAGACGTTTTATTACAAAATTCAAAAGAATTAATGTTAAAATCAAAAAAAGGTTGGTAATAGAGAATGATGAACGGCTTTACTCTGCAAAAGATTGTCTTAATTTAAACCGTGAAACTAGTATACCTGTGTTATTTGATACTTTACATCACGAGTGCAACAACACTGGGGAGAGTATAGAGAAGCTTTTTAAGGAATTAAGAAAAACCTGGCATAAGAGGGATGGATTGTTAATGGTTGATTACAGTTCCCAGTATCTTGGTGGGAAAATGGGTAAACATGCAGATACAATTGATATAAAACATTTTAAAAACTTTCTAGAAGAAATAAAGTCCTTAGATTTTGATATAATGCTAGAGATAAAAGATAAAGAAAGAAGTGCAATCAAAGCTGTAACAGCAGTATCAAATGATGTTCGCTTACTTCTAGTTAATAAATAA